In a single window of the Littorina saxatilis isolate snail1 linkage group LG3, US_GU_Lsax_2.0, whole genome shotgun sequence genome:
- the LOC138961275 gene encoding uncharacterized protein encodes MASRTESSSDRIARWRSLAEELGVKSASIPEFIAERMTREDEKQEKLELERKAYQDKLELEEKAYQDKLELEREAYQDKLEVARRETDERVKYVQAQRETDEKAAEEKLRQEREEHDLRMQLLQRESESKRVKKGSRDGADNEGDSSGEEGSSDLRGFRPSIPMFDESKENIATWLKRFERVATLYKWKRNTWATRVSTRLSGRAVEVYNTLDDDSADDYDGLKVALLGRYQLTAETYRRRLRTCKRKEHETFRQFGARIEENLTKWHELSEITELKQLVLLEQFLQTLSADMAAYVKEKKPQTLAEAVKSAEIHFEAHRDSKKFFQHDRDQGGKADAGEKQKSGDNSFGTSGRKCYICESPKHLARDCPKKSKSTGAVNSGPEKSLPPVSVPTLCTPCSQQDYDPRCLVVVDGVAVEGLRDTGSQVCVVKSSLVSRSQFTGQDLEVSMAEKDIKRRYPVIKVQVECPFYTGEVEAIVMDTPVADFIVGNHARLGDSIVLPVYAVSKVVSVVTRAQAAAEGKKSTLLHVAAPGLETVTPEQLHDLQRNDSTLKSCREAADRRDVRTSGHSGEVGFVWKKKILYREYRGGGSVYTQVVVPQQLRLGVIKLAHEPPMGGHMGVQRTRDRVWQQFFWPGMCADIRRFVLSCDQCQKVSHKPQKVPLGKMPLIDTPFERVAIDLVGPIIPASESGNRYILVFVDYATRYPEAIPLKSIEAVKVAEAMWAVWTRVGIPSEILTDRGTQFMSEVMKEVERLLAIKGLATTPYHAQGNGLVERYNGTLKTMLRKLAQEKPKQWDRYIPALLFAYREVPQESLGFSPFELLYGRTVRGPMSVLRNLWTEEQVDEQVRTTSEYVVDLRNRIEETCKLARQNLSAAAQKHAEVFNRKTVRRQFQPGDKVLLLLPQKKNKLQLCWQGPFDVLEKKGESDYRIRIYGREKLYHANLLKLYRDRQNTADPSDGIPTVAVAVVEETEEMISPDRELPLPCLEGEETVKDINLSATLTAEQRRQVLEIAERHERVLTDVPLQTPLAVFDMTVESAKPVRVKQYPLPYAKVETIKEEVQAMKKLGVIETAASPYNAPVVLIRKKDGKVRFCVDYRRLNDVTVFDAEPLPDVEHLFAGLGRATYFSKFDLSKGYWQIPIRDDVRPMTAFTTPVGQFQFTVMPFGLKNAVAVFSRMMRALLEPLGRNDVHNFMDDILVATETWKEHLAALEAVLRRLEQANLSARPMKCFVGFEELSFLGHVVRKGEILPEDDKLQKIDEAPVPETKKQVRAFLGLAGYYRKFIPNFSAIALPLSDLTKKNSPNTVVWTAECEKAFRALKARLTSKPVLQLPDLSQPFTLRTDASDHGLGAVLLQEKDGVFHPVAYASRKLSPPESKYSTIERECLAVVWATQKFQPFLYGQTFVLETDHQPLRYLQTAKVVNSRLMRWSLLLQAYSFTVRVIPGSRNVGADYLSRACVK; translated from the coding sequence ATGGCGTCTAGGACGGAAAGTAGTTCGGATAGGATTGCTAGGTGGCGTTCCCTTGCTGAGGAGCTAGGTGTTAAATCTGCCAGTATTCCTGAGTTTATTGCCGAGCGGATGACCCGTGAAGATGAGAAACAGGAAAAACTTGAACTAGAAAGGAAAGCTTATCAGGACAAGCTAGAACTGGAAGAGAAAGCTTATCAGGACAAGctagagctggaaagggaagcTTATCAGGACAAGCTAGAAGTAGCGCGTCGAGAGACTGATGAGAGAGTTAAGTATGTTCAAGCTCAGCGAGAGACGGATGAGAAAGCCGCGGAAGAAAAACTTAGGCAAGAAAGAGAAGAGCATGACCTTCGCATGCAACTCCTGCAGAGAGAGTCGGAAAGTAAGAGGGTGAAGAAAGGAAGTAGGGATGGAGCTGATAATGAGGGAGATTCCTCAGGTGAAGAAGGGTCTAGTGACCTTCGTGGTTTTCGGCCTTCCATACCGATGTTTGATGAGAGCAAAGAAAACATAGCTACTTGGTTGAAAAGGTTTGAGAGAGTCGCTACCTTGTACAAGTGGAAGAGAAATACGTGGGCAACTAGGGTCTCGACTAGGTTGTCGGGTAGGGCTGTAGAAGTGTACAACACTCTTGATGATGATAGCGCAGACGACTATGACGGTTTGAAGGTCGCGTTATTAGGCCGCTATCAGCTCACAGCCGAAACCTACCGCCGTCGTCTCAGAACCTGCAAGAGAAAAGAACATGAAACGTTCAGACAGTTCGGTGCTCGCATTGAAGAGAATTTGACTAAGTGGCATGAGCTTTCCGAGATCACAGAACTGAAACAGTTGGTTTTGCTGGAACAGTTCTTGCAGACCCTGAGCGCGGACATGGCCGCGTACGTTAAGGAGAAAAAACCTCAGACGTTAGCCGAAGCAGTTAAGTCCGCTGAGATTCATTTTGAAGCACACCGTGACAGTAAGAAGTTTTTTCAGCATGATCGTGATCAGGGTGGAAAGGCTGACGCTGGTGAAAAGCAGAAAAGTGGAGATAACTCATTTGGTACATCCGGTAGGAAGTGTTACATCTGTGAGTCCCCCAAACATTTGGCTAGGGATTGCCCCAAGAAGAGCAAGTCGACGGGAGCGGTGAATAGTGGTCCTGAGAAGTCTTTACCGCCCGTCAGTGTACCTACTTTGTGTACTCCCTGTAGCCAGCAAGACTACGACCCGAGATGCCTGGTTGTGGTAGATGGTGTTGCAGTGGAGGGGTTGCGTGATACTGGATCTCAGGTTTGTGTCGTGAAGAGTTCATTAGTTTCCAGGTCTCAGTTCACAGGACAGGATCTTGAGGTTTCTATGGCTGAGAAAGACATCAAGAGGCGCTATCCAGTGATTAAGGTTCAGGTTGAATGTCCTTTCTACACTGGTGAGGTTGAGGCTATCGTCATGGATACACCTGTTGCTGATTTCATTGTAGGTAATCACGCCCGGCTGGGTGACTCGATTGTTCTTCCAGTGTACGCTGTGTCCAAGGTTGTGTCAGTTGTCACTCGTGCTCAGGCTGCCGCTGAAGGGAAGAAGTCGACTTTGTTACATGTTGCTGCTCCAGGGCTAGAAACAGTCACCCCTGAGCAGTTGCATGACCTTCAGCGGAATGATTCGACTTTGAAGAGTTGTCGTGAGGCGGCAGATCGCCGAGACGTCAGAACGTCTGGTCACTCCGGTGAAGTTGGGtttgtttggaagaagaagattctgTACCGTGAGTATCGCGGTGGTGGTAGCGTCTATACTCAGGTTGTTGTTCCCCAGCAGTTGAGGTTAGGTGTTATCAAGTTGGCCCATGAACCGCCTATGGGAGGTCACATGGGTGTCCAGAGGACACGTGATCGAGTTTGGCAGCAGTTTTTTTGGCCAGGTATGTGCGCAGACATACGTCGCTTTGTGTTGTCTTGCGATCAGTGTCAGAAGGTTTCTCATAAGCCACAGAAGGTACCGTTAGGTAAGATGCCTCTCATCGATACGCCGTTCGAGCGTGTGGCGATCGATCTGGTGGGTCCCATCATCCCTGCTTCTGAGTCTGGTAACCGGTACATCTTAGTGtttgtggactacgctactcggtaCCCGGAAGCCATTCCCTTGAAGTCGATTGAGGCTGTGAAGGTTGCAGAAGCGATGTGGGCAGTCTGGACTCGAGTAGGAATCCCCTCAGAGATTTTGACAGACCGTGGTACCCAGTTCATGTCCGAGGTGATGAAAGAAGTGGAGCGTTTGCTGGCCATCAAGGGTTTAGCGACTACTCCGTACCATGCGCAAGGAAACGGATTGGTGGAACGGTACAACGGAACACTCAAGACCATGCTACGCAAGCTTGCTCAAGAGAAACCGAAGCAGTGGGATCGCTACATTCCTGCACTCCTCTTCGCTTATCGTGAAGTTCCACAGGAGAGTCTGGGATTCTCTCCCTTTGAGCTTCTATACGGCAGGACAGTGCGAGGACCCATGTCTGTTCTTCGCAACCTATGGACGGAGGAGCAAGTCGATGAACAAGTTCGTACGACTTCTGAGTATGTGGTTGACTTGAGGAACCGGATTGAGGAAACCTGCAAACTGGCGCGTCAGAATCTGTCAGCTGCTGCACAGAAACACGCGGAGGTGTTCAACCGGAAGACAGTGCGAAGACAGTTCCAGCCTGGAGACAAGGTTTTGTTGCTGCtgccgcagaagaagaacaagctgCAGTTGTGTTGGCAGGGACCGTTCgacgttttggagaagaaaggCGAGTCAGACTACAGGATTCGGATCTACGGGCGTGAGAAGCTGTACCATGCCAATCTTCTCAAGTTGTACAGAGACCGACAAAACACTGCGGACCCCTCAGATGGGATACCCACCGTAGCGGTGGCGGTGGTTGAAGAAACTGAGGAGATGATTTCGCCTGATCGGGAACTACCTCTGCCCTGCTTGGAGGGCGAAGAAACGGTGAAGGACATCAACCTGTCTGCTACACTGACTGCCGAGCAACGACGTCAGGTGTTGGAGATTGCGGAGAGGCACGAGAGAGTTCTTACTGATGTCCCCCTGCAGACGCCTTTAGCCGTTTTTGACATGACGGTGGAATCCGCGAAACCGGTTCGAGTGAAACAGTACCCTTTACCTTATGCCAAGGTAGAGACCATCAAGGAAGAGGTGCAGGCCATGAAGAAGTTGGGTGTTATCGAAACGGCTGCTTCTCCCTACAACGCCCCTGTTGTGCTCATCCGCAAGAAGGATGGGAAGGTTCGCTTTTGTGTGGATTACAGGCGGCTGAATGATGTGACAGTCTTCGATGCTGAACCACTCCCAGATGTGGAACACCTGTTCGCTGGTTTGGGTCGAGCGACTTACTTCAGCAAGTTTGATCTTTCCAAGGGGTATTGGCAGATACCCATCCGAGACGACGTCCGTCCCATGACTGCGTTCACCACTCCGGTAGGCCAGTTCCAGTTTACAGTCATGCCGTTTGGACTGAAGAACGCCGTGGCTGTGTTTTCCCGTATGATGAGGGCTTTGCTGGAACCGCTGGGGAGGAACGACGTTCATAACTTCATGGACGACATTCTGGTGGCGACCGAAACCTGGAAGGAACATTTGGCTGCGCTGGAGGCTGTGTTGCGGCGCCTTGAGCAGGCCAATCTCTCTGCCAGACCGATGAAGTGCTTCGTTGGGTTCGAGGAATTGAGTTTCTTGGGTCACGTGGTGAGGAAGGGTGAGATCTTACCTGAGGACGACAAGCTGCAGAAAATTGATGAGGCTCCGGTTCCAGAGACCAAGAAGCAAGTTCGGGCGTTCCTTGGTCTAGCCGGATACTACAGGAAGTTCATTCCAAATTTCTCTGCAATTGCTCTGCCGCTCTCTGATCTGACAAAGAAGAATTCTCCCAACACCGTGGTTTGGACAGCCGAGTGTGAGAAGGCATTCAGGGCTCTGAAAGCCAGGCTGACCTCAAAGCCAGTTTTGCAACTGCCGGATCTGTCACAGCCATTCACGCTCCGGACGGATGCCTCTGATCATGGACTGGGAGCTGTGCTTTTGCAAGAAAAGGATGGCGTGTTCCACCCTGTCGCCTACGCCAGCCGGAAGTTGTCCCCCCCGGAGAGCAAGTACTCCACCATTGAACGTGAGTGTCTGGCCGTTGTATGGGCTACCCAGAAGTTCCAGCCATTTCTGTACGGACAGACGTTTGTGTTGGAGACAGATCACCAACCACTGCGTTACCTGCAGACAGCAAAGGTGGTGAACAGCAGGCTCATGCGCTGGAGTTTGTTGTTGCAAGCCTACAGTTTCACCGTGCGGGTGATTCCCGGTAGTCGCAACGTGGGAGCCGACTACCTCAGTCGGGCATGCGTTAAATAG